In Terriglobus aquaticus, the genomic window AACATCGAGCGTGCGCTGGACGGCCTGCCATGCCAGGACTCCCGTTTGCGCATCCTCATTGAGAACTCAGCCGGGTCTGAGTTCAGCATGGGCGGAAGCCTGGATCAGATTGCGGACTTGGTTCACCTGCTGGACCGCTGTGCTCCCGTAGATGTTTGTCTCGATACGTGTCACCTGCATGTCGCCGGTTACGACATAGTGACTCCTGAGGGCTACCTGGAGACAGTGCAAAACATAGAGGACAGTTTCGGCGCGCGACGTGTGAAGGTCTGGCACTGCAACGATGCGAAGGCGCCGCAGGGCAGTAAGCTCGATCGGCATCAGCACATTGGCGACGGCACCATCGGACCCAACGCGTTCCGGCGCATTCTTATGGATTCGCGTTTCGCGCAGTGTGCGTTCATTGCGGAAACGCCGGTCGATGAGCCAGGCGATGTCTTGCGCAATGTCGCTACGTTGCGGGCGCTGGCCGCAGAGTGAAGCCTTTTCAACATCGCCTCGTCTGTACGTGCAGATTCACCCCAGAGGCACATTCGTATGAGACTCGCGAGCTCCTTAGCTCTTCTATCTGTTGCGCTTTCTGCTCCGCTCGTCGCGCAGTCTGCGCC contains:
- a CDS encoding deoxyribonuclease IV, translated to MASQRQRIGIHLSTSGGTWTAVQRAVECGANCFQIFSSSPRTWRATPVSEEDAERMRSGRALHNIGPLAIHASYLINLCSQTAEVRSKSTATFRGEVDRALALGADFLVLHPGSWRGLTRDEALRHAAENIERALDGLPCQDSRLRILIENSAGSEFSMGGSLDQIADLVHLLDRCAPVDVCLDTCHLHVAGYDIVTPEGYLETVQNIEDSFGARRVKVWHCNDAKAPQGSKLDRHQHIGDGTIGPNAFRRILMDSRFAQCAFIAETPVDEPGDVLRNVATLRALAAE